A genomic region of uncultured Paludibaculum sp. contains the following coding sequences:
- a CDS encoding 4-hydroxy-3-methylbut-2-enyl diphosphate reductase — translation MQNNGSAGKKVILLRPRGFCAGVVRAIDVVKIALDVYGAPIYVRKEIVHNRHVVEELKGLGAIFVDDLHEVPAGNRLIFSAHGVSPAVRSEAKERQLEVIDATCPLVTKVHLEAVKFARQGYGILLIGHKEHEEIEGTYGEAPKNTFIIQTEADAEAVQVPNPDRVCFLTQTTLSLDETRGIIEILRRRFPKVEGPKSQDICYATENRQMAVKAVAPLCQLLLVVGSQNSSNSKRLVEVCGKTGVPAYLIDDKSFLKEEWLQGVNTVSVTAGASAPENLVQDLIDYLMGRGFATLEEMDIVDEDVRFQLPHELQGGMVKLTTISTTIPAAL, via the coding sequence ATGCAGAACAACGGAAGCGCTGGGAAGAAGGTCATCCTTCTGCGTCCGCGGGGATTTTGCGCCGGGGTCGTTCGAGCGATCGATGTCGTGAAAATCGCCCTGGACGTCTATGGAGCACCGATCTACGTGCGCAAGGAGATCGTGCATAACCGCCACGTCGTGGAGGAGTTGAAGGGTCTAGGCGCGATTTTCGTGGACGACCTCCACGAAGTGCCAGCCGGCAACCGCCTGATCTTCAGCGCGCATGGCGTGTCGCCCGCCGTTCGCTCAGAGGCGAAGGAACGGCAACTCGAGGTCATCGACGCCACCTGTCCGCTCGTCACCAAGGTGCACTTGGAAGCCGTGAAGTTTGCGCGGCAAGGATACGGCATCCTGCTGATCGGGCACAAGGAGCACGAGGAGATCGAGGGAACGTACGGCGAGGCGCCGAAGAACACCTTCATCATCCAGACCGAGGCCGATGCCGAGGCGGTCCAGGTGCCGAATCCAGACCGGGTTTGCTTCCTCACCCAAACTACGCTGAGCCTGGACGAGACACGGGGCATCATCGAGATTTTGCGACGGCGCTTCCCCAAGGTGGAAGGGCCAAAGTCGCAGGACATCTGCTACGCCACCGAGAATCGCCAGATGGCCGTGAAGGCCGTGGCTCCGCTGTGCCAGTTGCTGCTGGTGGTGGGCTCGCAGAACAGCTCGAACTCAAAGCGTCTGGTGGAAGTCTGCGGGAAGACGGGGGTCCCGGCCTACCTGATCGACGACAAGTCATTCCTGAAAGAGGAATGGCTGCAAGGCGTGAATACGGTTTCCGTGACGGCTGGCGCCTCAGCGCCGGAGAACCTGGTCCAGGATCTGATCGACTATCTGATGGGGCGTGGGTTCGCCACCCTTGAGGAGATGGACATTGTCGATGAGGACGTGCGCTTCCAATTGCCCCACGAGTTGCAGGGCGGCATGGTGAAGCTGACCACGATCTCGACGACGATACCGGCCGCGCTATGA
- the shc gene encoding squalene--hopene cyclase has translation MSPGLQVEDALLIATAKSARNASEYLLSRQDAAGYWWGDLTADSTLESDWLLLLLWLHPPRDGRWTPPDRGKVDRAVASILARQNEDGGFAVYPKGPSDCSASVKAYFALKLAGLNVGDGRMQRLRDRILALGGIQSANSYVKINMALFGLFPREHVPSVPPEIMLLPADLLYEMSSWTRAIVVPLSIVQAQTLGAPRPVPQGFDLKELFKPGADISFHKAESLFSWRSAFRKADKLVKFWERRGLQNVRDRAIGRAKDWILERFGHSDGLAAIYPSMQYAIMALESLGYAADSPERREAQKQFDALLVDDGERFFFQPCFSPVWDTAIAAYALGEGGFAPAEQMTRCGDWLLTKEVRRKGDWSVKRPNTEPSGWYFEFANEFYPDIDDTAMVLLGLWHTRSSRKDEFDAVVRRAIQWLLAMQSKDGGWAAFDVDNDTHSLSEVPFADHNAMLDPTCPDITGRVLEALCLWGVDRNSPAVRRGVEYLRKSQEADGSWYGRWGVNYIYGTFLALRGLRAAGYDEREAEVLRAGEWLRSVQNADGGWGESCESYAQDTFVAAESTASQTAWAVLGLLAGGDTTSESVHLGIEFLIRNQRRDGGWDEALATGTGFPRVFYLTYHLYRHSFPALALAEYSKLKGGRSAGHP, from the coding sequence ATGAGCCCAGGATTGCAGGTGGAAGACGCACTACTGATCGCCACGGCGAAGTCCGCGCGAAATGCGTCTGAATATCTGCTTTCCCGCCAGGATGCCGCCGGCTACTGGTGGGGCGACCTGACCGCCGACTCGACGCTGGAATCGGACTGGCTGTTGCTGCTGCTGTGGCTTCACCCGCCGCGCGATGGCCGGTGGACGCCGCCGGATCGCGGCAAGGTGGACCGGGCCGTTGCCTCGATTCTGGCGCGCCAGAACGAAGACGGAGGCTTTGCCGTTTACCCCAAGGGGCCGTCGGACTGCAGTGCCAGCGTCAAGGCTTACTTTGCGCTGAAACTGGCGGGGCTCAATGTGGGCGACGGCCGCATGCAACGCCTGCGGGACCGGATTCTTGCGCTGGGTGGGATTCAGTCGGCCAACAGCTATGTAAAGATCAACATGGCTCTGTTCGGGTTGTTCCCGCGCGAGCATGTGCCCAGCGTTCCGCCCGAGATCATGCTGCTGCCGGCCGATCTGCTCTACGAAATGTCGTCGTGGACCCGGGCGATTGTCGTGCCGCTCTCCATCGTGCAGGCACAGACTTTAGGCGCCCCCCGTCCGGTTCCGCAGGGCTTCGACTTGAAGGAGTTGTTCAAGCCCGGCGCGGATATCTCCTTTCACAAGGCCGAGTCCTTGTTTTCGTGGAGGAGCGCGTTTCGCAAGGCCGACAAACTGGTTAAGTTCTGGGAACGCCGGGGCCTGCAGAATGTTCGCGATAGGGCCATAGGAAGGGCGAAGGACTGGATTCTTGAACGTTTCGGTCACTCCGACGGTCTGGCGGCCATCTATCCAAGTATGCAGTACGCCATCATGGCGCTGGAATCGCTTGGGTACGCGGCCGATTCACCGGAACGCCGGGAGGCGCAGAAGCAGTTCGACGCCCTGCTGGTGGACGACGGCGAACGTTTCTTCTTCCAGCCCTGCTTTTCGCCGGTTTGGGATACGGCTATTGCCGCCTACGCCCTGGGCGAGGGTGGGTTCGCTCCTGCTGAACAGATGACGCGCTGCGGCGATTGGCTGCTGACGAAGGAAGTGCGCCGCAAGGGCGACTGGAGCGTCAAGCGTCCGAACACCGAGCCCTCCGGCTGGTACTTTGAGTTCGCCAACGAGTTTTACCCCGATATCGACGATACGGCCATGGTGCTGCTGGGGCTGTGGCACACGCGCTCCAGCCGCAAGGATGAGTTCGATGCCGTCGTTCGCCGCGCCATACAGTGGCTGCTGGCCATGCAGAGCAAGGACGGCGGCTGGGCGGCCTTCGATGTCGACAACGATACACACAGCCTGAGCGAGGTGCCCTTCGCGGACCACAACGCGATGCTGGATCCCACGTGTCCGGACATCACGGGCCGTGTTCTGGAGGCGCTTTGCCTGTGGGGCGTCGACCGGAACTCGCCGGCGGTGCGGCGCGGCGTCGAGTACCTGCGCAAGTCGCAGGAGGCCGATGGAAGCTGGTATGGCCGCTGGGGCGTGAATTACATCTACGGTACATTTCTGGCTCTGCGCGGGCTGCGGGCGGCCGGATACGACGAGCGCGAGGCCGAAGTACTGCGCGCCGGAGAATGGCTCCGATCGGTGCAAAATGCCGACGGGGGTTGGGGCGAGAGTTGTGAGAGCTACGCCCAGGACACATTTGTCGCCGCGGAGAGTACCGCGTCCCAGACCGCCTGGGCCGTCCTTGGCTTGTTGGCCGGCGGAGATACGACGAGCGAGAGTGTCCATCTTGGCATCGAGTTCCTGATCAGGAACCAGCGCCGGGATGGAGGGTGGGATGAGGCTCTGGCCACGGGGACCGGATTCCCGCGGGTCTTCTATCTCACTTACCACTTGTACCGCCACTCGTTCCCCGCGCTGGCGCTGGCGGAATATTCGAAACTGAAGGGCGGCAGGAGCGCCGGGCACCCATGA
- the hpnA gene encoding hopanoid-associated sugar epimerase, which translates to MTGASGFLGWHVANGLAGKGIPVRAMARKPEAVRGLNAEVVSGDLRDVESLRRAVAGCGLVFHVAADYRLWVRHPQEMYDSNVTGTRNLLEAARTAGVERVVYTSTVGCIGFLPDGLGDESTPVCLDDMTGHYKRSKFLAEQEALRFAREGFPVVIVNPTAPVGDHDVKPTPTGQTIVDFLTGRMPAFVDTGLNIVDARETAEGHWLACEKGKPGERYILGSENLTLEQILGKLAAISGKAAPKTRIPWLVALLAGAFSTAWANVSGVAPRVPLDAVRMARKKMWVSCSKAERELGFRPSGADFALRKAVTWFEANGYC; encoded by the coding sequence GTGACTGGCGCTTCGGGGTTCCTGGGCTGGCACGTGGCAAACGGGCTGGCCGGGAAAGGAATTCCCGTGCGCGCCATGGCCCGCAAACCGGAAGCCGTGCGTGGACTGAACGCCGAGGTGGTGAGCGGCGACCTGCGCGACGTGGAGTCGCTGCGGCGGGCCGTGGCGGGCTGTGGCCTCGTGTTCCACGTGGCGGCCGACTACCGGCTGTGGGTGCGGCATCCGCAGGAGATGTACGACTCCAACGTGACCGGCACCAGAAACCTGCTGGAAGCGGCCAGAACAGCCGGGGTGGAACGTGTTGTTTACACGAGCACCGTGGGCTGCATCGGATTTCTACCGGATGGGCTGGGCGACGAGTCGACGCCCGTCTGCCTGGACGACATGACCGGCCACTACAAACGGTCGAAGTTCCTGGCGGAACAGGAAGCCCTGCGGTTCGCCCGGGAGGGGTTTCCGGTCGTCATCGTGAATCCGACGGCGCCCGTCGGCGACCACGACGTGAAGCCGACCCCAACCGGTCAAACCATCGTGGATTTCCTCACCGGCCGGATGCCGGCCTTTGTCGATACGGGCCTGAACATTGTCGACGCCCGTGAGACGGCCGAAGGCCACTGGCTGGCCTGTGAAAAGGGCAAACCGGGTGAGCGCTACATTCTCGGCAGTGAAAATCTAACGCTGGAACAGATATTGGGCAAACTGGCGGCGATCAGCGGCAAAGCCGCGCCGAAGACCAGAATCCCTTGGCTGGTGGCGCTGCTGGCCGGCGCGTTTTCGACGGCTTGGGCGAATGTGAGCGGCGTGGCCCCGCGCGTGCCGTTGGACGCGGTACGGATGGCGCGGAAGAAGATGTGGGTGAGTTGCTCCAAAGCGGAGCGGGAATTGGGCTTCCGGCCATCGGGCGCCGATTTCGCGTTGCGCAAGGCGGTGACCTGGTTTGAGGCAAATGGATACTGTTGA
- a CDS encoding alcohol dehydrogenase catalytic domain-containing protein: MMAAVYTGQGNINVESVPVPQIGRGEMLVRVEACGICHTDLKKVEHDLLPPPRIYGHESAGVVVHVGEGVTKYKLGDRVIAFHHIPCKKCFYCSKKLYAQCETYKRVGITAGFEPAGGGFAQYIRVMDWIVRDGVELIPEGVSFEIASFVEPVNTCLKATVEMNPQPGDVVLVQGQGPIGLLFTMLVKRTGATVLATDAIPERLALARRFGAAECWDPRTEDVTRLCKQRTEGRGVDQVFVAASVKGIVDQAIASSRPGGKILLFAQTSDTERIELSGADICKLERTLLGCYSASVDLQAESARLVFSGDLPVEDLVSHRLPLSEIRQGIGLALHPDGKSLKIMVQPQRLS; this comes from the coding sequence ATGATGGCCGCCGTGTACACCGGCCAGGGCAACATCAACGTGGAGTCCGTGCCCGTACCCCAAATCGGACGGGGAGAAATGCTGGTGCGCGTCGAAGCGTGCGGCATCTGCCACACCGATCTCAAGAAAGTGGAGCACGATCTGCTGCCGCCGCCGCGCATCTACGGCCACGAATCGGCTGGCGTCGTGGTTCACGTGGGTGAGGGCGTCACGAAGTACAAACTGGGCGACCGGGTTATCGCGTTCCACCACATTCCCTGCAAGAAATGTTTTTATTGCTCGAAGAAACTGTACGCGCAGTGCGAAACTTATAAGAGGGTAGGCATCACCGCCGGGTTTGAGCCGGCCGGTGGCGGCTTCGCCCAGTACATCCGCGTGATGGACTGGATCGTCCGCGATGGAGTCGAGCTGATCCCCGAGGGTGTATCGTTCGAGATTGCAAGTTTCGTTGAGCCAGTCAATACGTGCCTGAAGGCTACCGTGGAGATGAATCCGCAACCCGGGGATGTGGTGCTGGTTCAGGGCCAGGGGCCGATCGGGCTGCTGTTTACGATGCTGGTAAAGCGTACCGGGGCTACCGTCCTGGCCACGGACGCGATTCCAGAACGTCTGGCACTGGCGCGGAGGTTTGGCGCGGCGGAATGTTGGGATCCGCGTACGGAGGATGTTACGCGGCTGTGTAAACAACGGACCGAAGGTCGCGGCGTGGATCAGGTTTTCGTCGCCGCCTCGGTGAAAGGGATCGTAGATCAGGCGATAGCCTCTTCCCGTCCCGGAGGTAAAATTTTGCTCTTTGCGCAGACCAGTGATACGGAAAGAATCGAACTCTCCGGCGCTGACATCTGCAAACTTGAGCGGACGTTGTTAGGGTGTTACAGCGCGTCGGTCGACCTTCAGGCCGAATCCGCTCGTCTGGTATTTAGCGGGGATTTGCCAGTGGAAGATCTGGTCTCTCACAGACTTCCGCTCTCCGAGATCCGTCAGGGCATTGGCCTGGCGTTGCATCCGGACGGCAAATCGTTGAAAATAATGGTTCAGCCACAGAGGTTGTCTTAA
- a CDS encoding zinc-binding dehydrogenase has product MNKQMMAAVLYGREQVRVEQVSVPQIEKGDVLVRVRAALTCGTDVKVFRRGYHAKMIVPPALFGHELAGDIVAVGEHVEGFHAGQRVVAANSAPCLNCFYCRKGLENLCEDLLFNNGAYAEFIRIPARIVQRNLYEIPGHLAYPDAALIEPLACVLKGLEETHVRPGDNVVVIGQGPIGLMFVRLAKVYGARVIALGRRTSQLDRALRMGAHDALLNTDAEDVMRQVRGLTGGYGADVVIEAVGNPETWELAVRLLRRGGTAQFFGGCPSDTRIMLETQMLHYSEIKCVASFHHTPSYIRKALDIVSRGDITARDFVNREEPLTNLLEVMRHLMSHNGHMKTAIIP; this is encoded by the coding sequence GTGAACAAGCAGATGATGGCCGCCGTTCTCTACGGGCGTGAACAAGTGCGCGTGGAGCAGGTGTCCGTGCCTCAAATTGAAAAAGGCGACGTGCTGGTGCGCGTTCGGGCCGCGCTCACTTGCGGTACCGACGTGAAGGTTTTTCGTCGCGGTTATCACGCCAAAATGATCGTGCCGCCGGCCTTGTTCGGTCATGAACTGGCGGGCGACATCGTCGCCGTAGGCGAGCATGTGGAGGGGTTTCACGCCGGTCAACGGGTCGTGGCCGCCAACTCAGCGCCCTGCCTGAACTGTTTCTATTGCCGTAAGGGTCTGGAGAATCTCTGCGAAGACCTGCTGTTCAACAACGGCGCCTACGCGGAGTTCATTCGTATTCCCGCCCGCATCGTCCAAAGGAATCTGTATGAGATTCCGGGCCACCTGGCCTATCCGGACGCCGCCCTGATCGAGCCGCTGGCTTGTGTCCTGAAAGGTCTGGAAGAGACCCACGTGCGCCCCGGCGACAACGTCGTGGTGATCGGCCAGGGTCCGATTGGCCTGATGTTCGTCCGTCTGGCGAAAGTCTATGGCGCCAGGGTGATTGCGCTGGGCCGCCGCACTTCCCAACTCGACCGCGCCCTGCGGATGGGCGCCCACGACGCCCTGTTGAATACCGACGCGGAAGATGTCATGCGCCAGGTGCGCGGCCTCACCGGCGGCTACGGCGCCGATGTTGTGATCGAAGCCGTTGGCAATCCCGAAACCTGGGAACTCGCCGTGCGGCTGCTGCGCCGCGGCGGCACCGCCCAGTTCTTCGGCGGCTGCCCCAGCGACACGCGGATCATGCTGGAGACGCAGATGCTGCACTATAGCGAGATCAAGTGCGTGGCCAGCTTCCATCACACGCCTTCGTACATCCGCAAAGCGCTCGACATCGTCAGCCGCGGCGACATTACGGCCCGCGACTTCGTCAATCGCGAAGAGCCGCTCACCAACCTGCTCGAAGTGATGCGCCATCTGATGAGCCACAACGGGCATATGAAGACGGCCATCATTCCATAG
- the hpnC gene encoding squalene synthase HpnC: MQLQPVEFLKSQEAMTKAWSTDQALSYTHWLATHHYENFNVVSFLLPKHLHQDFYNVYSFCRWSDDLGDEIGDTAESLRLLDWWRGELRGLYQGAKPSHPVFVALAPTIERHRLPIDPFDNLLTAFIQDQTVTRYDDWDGVMGYCVNSANPVGRLVLMLCGYRDEERFRLSDATCSALQLANFWQDVTVDLKKDRVYLPLHLFRKHGYSVEELFAHRHTPAFRAVMVEAVDYAQSLFETGLPLVGKLDRRLALDIDLFSRGGLKVLDKIRAQDYDVLKGRPVVSKPERIALLLRSLLRAAVSKAA; this comes from the coding sequence GTGCAACTGCAACCCGTCGAGTTTCTGAAATCGCAGGAAGCCATGACGAAGGCCTGGTCCACCGACCAGGCCTTGTCGTATACGCACTGGCTCGCCACGCACCACTACGAGAACTTCAACGTGGTGAGCTTCCTGCTGCCCAAACACCTGCACCAGGATTTCTACAACGTGTACTCGTTCTGCCGCTGGTCGGACGATCTCGGCGATGAGATTGGGGACACGGCGGAGAGCCTGCGCCTGCTGGACTGGTGGCGCGGCGAACTGCGCGGCCTGTACCAAGGCGCCAAGCCCAGCCACCCAGTGTTCGTGGCGCTGGCTCCGACCATCGAGCGGCACAGACTGCCCATCGATCCCTTCGACAATCTGCTGACGGCGTTCATCCAGGACCAGACCGTGACCCGCTACGACGATTGGGACGGCGTGATGGGCTACTGCGTGAACTCCGCCAATCCGGTGGGCCGCCTGGTGTTGATGCTGTGCGGGTATCGCGATGAGGAGCGGTTCCGCCTCTCCGACGCCACCTGCTCCGCGCTGCAACTGGCGAACTTCTGGCAGGACGTCACGGTGGATCTGAAGAAGGATCGCGTCTACCTGCCGCTACATCTCTTCCGCAAACACGGCTACAGCGTGGAAGAGCTTTTTGCCCACCGCCACACGCCGGCCTTCCGAGCGGTGATGGTTGAGGCTGTGGACTATGCCCAATCGCTGTTCGAAACCGGTTTGCCGCTGGTGGGCAAGCTCGATCGCCGCCTGGCGCTGGACATCGATCTCTTCAGCCGCGGCGGTCTGAAGGTGCTCGACAAGATCCGGGCACAGGACTACGACGTTTTGAAAGGGCGGCCCGTGGTCTCCAAGCCGGAGCGCATCGCGCTGCTGCTGCGCAGCCTGCTGCGCGCGGCCGTTTCGAAAGCCGCATGA
- a CDS encoding phytoene/squalene synthase family protein: protein MSRLADSYAHCVRVARERAKNFYYSFLVLPEEKRLAMCAIYAFMRECDDLSDEAGASLANIAGWRAEMQQTLTGPPANHPVWPAFQDTVRKYRIPARYFHEMIDGVSSDLEPRRIETFDELYRYCYLVASVVGLTTIHIFGFDDPRALALAEQCGIAFQLTNIIRDVREDAVNQRVYLPAQDLARFSVTPEALAAPVTTPEIRQLLEFEGGRAQEYYRLSRPLIAMVREDSRPALWALIEIYSQLLNRIEQRGYDVMPGKVRLSTSEKMTVLARAWLRRLF, encoded by the coding sequence ATGAGCCGCCTCGCTGACTCCTACGCCCACTGCGTCCGGGTAGCCCGTGAGCGGGCCAAGAACTTCTACTATTCGTTCCTCGTTCTGCCCGAAGAGAAGCGTCTCGCCATGTGCGCCATCTACGCGTTCATGCGCGAATGTGACGACCTGAGCGACGAAGCCGGGGCGAGCCTTGCGAACATCGCAGGCTGGCGCGCCGAGATGCAGCAGACGCTCACCGGCCCACCGGCCAATCACCCGGTGTGGCCCGCCTTTCAGGACACCGTGCGCAAGTACCGCATCCCGGCGCGCTACTTCCACGAGATGATCGACGGCGTCTCCAGCGATCTGGAGCCGCGCAGGATCGAGACGTTCGACGAACTCTACCGCTACTGCTACCTGGTGGCATCCGTCGTGGGGCTCACCACCATCCACATCTTCGGCTTTGACGACCCGCGCGCACTGGCTTTGGCCGAGCAGTGCGGCATCGCCTTCCAGCTCACCAACATCATCCGCGACGTCCGCGAGGACGCGGTGAACCAGCGAGTGTACCTGCCGGCCCAGGATCTGGCCCGGTTCTCGGTCACGCCCGAGGCGCTGGCTGCCCCGGTGACGACGCCGGAGATCCGCCAGTTGCTGGAGTTCGAGGGCGGCCGGGCGCAGGAATACTACCGCTTGTCGCGCCCCCTCATCGCCATGGTGCGCGAGGACAGCCGGCCCGCGCTGTGGGCGTTGATCGAGATCTACTCGCAACTGCTGAACCGCATCGAGCAGCGCGGCTACGACGTGATGCCGGGCAAGGTCAGGCTGTCCACTTCGGAGAAGATGACCGTGCTGGCCCGGGCCTGGCTGCGCCGGCTGTTCTAG
- a CDS encoding MFS transporter: protein MRRLADWLGINRATLGVLVVVGGLGLSEEIWRNFLSIYLNVRTGDLTKAVGYMGAYSFLENLVEGLGYFLGGTFAHRLGPRVALALSAVPMTVGFAVLLSMHEPWAVVAGALLLTSWDPLSVPATFEVVGAEVPANRRNIAFSVQSMQKRIPKIIGPLVGGLVFAIGYWANLWLAVGVLVASVIAQIALLGRMKPMPDPVAMPARAVLASIPPDLKRLLTAEIFLRWGDWFVRDFAALYVVAVLGRSPAEYGMLASLTALTALLTYIPVGKLADRSVNIKPFVGVTFVLFTLFPFSLTLLPKTGLPLMAALCLTFILNGLREIGEPARKAAITAGMPPRIRARAVGLYWGLRSLLFCPAPLVAVWLWSHVGPELTFVTGGAIGLCGTAWFLWRVRLKA from the coding sequence ATGCGCCGCCTGGCGGACTGGCTGGGGATCAACCGCGCCACTCTGGGCGTCCTCGTCGTGGTGGGCGGGCTCGGCCTGTCAGAGGAGATCTGGCGCAACTTCCTCTCCATCTACCTGAACGTCCGCACCGGCGACCTCACCAAGGCCGTGGGCTACATGGGCGCCTATTCCTTCCTCGAGAATCTGGTGGAGGGCCTGGGCTATTTTCTGGGTGGCACCTTCGCCCATCGCCTGGGACCTCGGGTCGCGCTGGCGCTGTCGGCTGTGCCCATGACCGTTGGCTTCGCTGTTCTGCTCTCGATGCACGAACCCTGGGCCGTCGTGGCCGGGGCACTGCTGCTTACGAGTTGGGACCCTCTCTCAGTTCCGGCGACGTTCGAGGTTGTGGGCGCCGAAGTGCCTGCCAACCGCCGCAACATTGCGTTCTCCGTCCAGAGCATGCAGAAGCGGATCCCGAAGATTATCGGCCCCCTGGTGGGCGGTCTCGTCTTCGCCATCGGTTACTGGGCCAACCTGTGGCTGGCGGTGGGCGTGCTGGTGGCCTCGGTCATCGCGCAAATCGCGTTGCTGGGCAGGATGAAGCCGATGCCGGATCCCGTGGCGATGCCGGCACGGGCAGTGCTCGCTTCCATCCCGCCAGACCTGAAACGCCTGCTGACGGCGGAGATCTTCCTTCGCTGGGGCGACTGGTTTGTCCGTGATTTCGCCGCCCTCTATGTGGTGGCTGTCCTGGGCCGCAGTCCGGCTGAATACGGAATGTTGGCCTCACTCACTGCCTTAACGGCCCTGCTCACCTATATTCCCGTGGGCAAGCTGGCCGACCGCTCGGTCAACATCAAGCCGTTCGTCGGTGTCACCTTCGTCCTGTTCACACTGTTCCCATTCTCATTGACGCTGCTACCCAAGACGGGACTTCCCCTGATGGCAGCGCTGTGCCTGACGTTTATTCTGAACGGTCTGCGGGAGATCGGCGAACCGGCTCGTAAGGCGGCGATCACGGCCGGCATGCCGCCACGCATCCGAGCACGCGCGGTGGGCTTGTACTGGGGCCTACGTTCGCTGTTATTCTGCCCGGCCCCACTGGTCGCAGTCTGGCTGTGGAGCCATGTCGGGCCGGAACTGACATTTGTCACCGGCGGAGCTATCGGACTGTGCGGGACCGCCTGGTTCCTATGGCGAGTGCGGCTAAAAGCGTAG
- a CDS encoding Gfo/Idh/MocA family oxidoreductase: protein MSERRDFLKAAGAGLLILKPETAFSYQANSTVEVGLIGCGGRGNWIAPFFVEYAGARVVALADVVKDHLESTQSKFKVEGPRAYYGPDSGKQLAESKLDAIVIETPTFFHAEQAKWGVAAGKHVYMAKPMAVDVPGCKSVLASGDEARKKRLTFYVDFQTRVREVYKEAASRIFRGDIGKPAFAQVYYYASRPSKDKGVPGMEPGQRRMANFYMDKVLGGDIIVEQNIHVIDVANWFLQGHPVKAYGSGGRTDWSGTAYDAGDAWDHFLVQFFYPNGVQADFSSHQLNGGYSDLCVRVVGIDGCADTHYGGMLRIAGKNAWMGAEKDDTFKGGAVENVKLFVAAVKAGQPIYNYEESIKSNLTAILGRTAAYTNREVTWDEMMKSEEKWTQDLKLRW from the coding sequence ATGAGTGAGAGACGAGATTTCCTGAAGGCGGCCGGCGCGGGTCTGTTGATCCTCAAGCCCGAGACGGCCTTCAGCTACCAGGCGAATTCCACGGTGGAAGTCGGGCTCATCGGCTGCGGCGGCCGCGGCAACTGGATTGCACCCTTCTTTGTGGAGTACGCTGGCGCGCGCGTTGTAGCGCTGGCCGACGTGGTCAAAGACCACCTGGAGTCGACGCAGTCCAAGTTCAAGGTCGAAGGGCCGCGCGCCTACTATGGGCCGGACTCGGGCAAGCAACTGGCGGAATCGAAGCTCGACGCCATCGTCATCGAGACGCCCACCTTCTTCCACGCCGAGCAGGCGAAGTGGGGTGTCGCGGCAGGCAAGCACGTCTACATGGCCAAGCCCATGGCCGTGGATGTGCCCGGCTGCAAGAGTGTGCTGGCCAGCGGCGATGAGGCTCGCAAGAAGAGGTTGACGTTCTATGTCGACTTCCAGACCCGCGTGCGCGAAGTGTACAAAGAGGCGGCATCGCGCATCTTCCGCGGCGACATCGGCAAGCCCGCATTCGCGCAGGTCTACTACTACGCCAGCCGGCCGTCGAAGGACAAGGGCGTGCCCGGCATGGAACCCGGCCAGCGCCGCATGGCCAACTTCTACATGGACAAAGTGCTGGGCGGCGACATCATCGTGGAACAGAACATCCACGTGATCGATGTGGCCAACTGGTTCCTGCAAGGGCATCCCGTGAAGGCGTATGGCAGCGGCGGGCGGACCGACTGGTCGGGCACGGCCTATGATGCGGGCGATGCCTGGGATCACTTTCTGGTTCAGTTCTTCTATCCCAACGGCGTGCAGGCCGACTTCAGTTCGCACCAGTTGAACGGCGGCTACAGCGACCTCTGCGTACGCGTGGTCGGCATCGACGGCTGCGCGGATACGCACTACGGCGGCATGCTGCGAATCGCCGGGAAGAACGCCTGGATGGGCGCCGAGAAGGACGACACGTTCAAGGGCGGTGCCGTCGAGAACGTCAAGCTCTTTGTCGCGGCGGTGAAGGCGGGGCAGCCCATCTACAACTACGAGGAGTCCATCAAGAGCAACCTCACCGCGATCCTGGGCCGCACTGCTGCCTATACGAACCGCGAAGTCACCTGGGATGAGATGATGAAATCCGAAGAGAAGTGGACACAGGATCTCAAGCTTCGCTGGTAA